In the genome of Quercus robur chromosome 3, dhQueRobu3.1, whole genome shotgun sequence, one region contains:
- the LOC126717911 gene encoding uncharacterized protein LOC126717911 isoform X1: MSQKPLSPQDWESLIEDFQHGGSRRRKWSSTPSLLDLALYSILKRDFPLKIQLIIFLEEFSDNFPDFDQHFLERLIDTLKIIVQSPTDNLHITLSLKDQMLVSTTSIFISTIHQFNIVIIESLVEFLLILINRPNHGPDRQTRGVACECLRELERSHPCLLSEIAGHLWSLCQNERTHVTQSYMLLFTWVIHNIVVHNANVSILNTSVPLVPFNVPQSLLLSSDGCSSNSNSNGTNNYNYKELRRAMAFLLESPQVLTACGMVEFMAMIIPIAVALELQASMLKVQFFGMVYSYDPMLCHVVLKLYLSFFDAFDGQEGEIARRLMLISKEAQSFLVFRLLALHWFLGLNQLVLSSKGDKKKKPIMAFDLMGLSFYPNVFDPLALKALKLDLLALCMESLKSKSDSEMGDSVEKIFADGIVSVSAYKWLHPRSTETKVAFRAFHKFLIGGSSHFDTDPSTTTAIMESTIFHSLQGMLLDMMLECQKLVPVIVAFVDRLLGCQKHCWLGERLLQTFDENLLPKVVMDYKLASFFPLFDRIAENDTIPPSRLLELLIKFMVFLVEKHGPNTGLKSWSKGSKVLGVCRTMLMHHHSSRLFLRLSRLLAFTCLYFPDLEVRDNASMGFCRIYLRMLICVPGKKLRDMLNLGDQLLGISPSPLSNSIFNIQSPRTSHNIKKSRNISSYVHLDRVVPLLVKQSWSLSLSTLGVDSNKPGYLEGIRDSESPVEEREFDGSAEIHIPETETINQPQEPLRVMDSKISEILGTLRRYFSSIPDYRHMPGIKVRISCTLRFESEPFNREWGVDSPASGLDRVDALPAIYATVLNFSSSAPYGSLPSYHIPFLLGQPPRNDYDSHQQVPLDIVLVENGNGEEESFRAPVMIELEPREPTPGLIDVSIVTNAENGHIIRARLHSIPIGIEDMFLMATVPSDIPKEVIPGYYSDLFSALWEACGSSSNTGRETFPLKGGKGVAAISGTQSVKLLEVPATSLIRATERYLAPFVVSVIGEPLVNLVKDGGIIRDIIWKDVASDSSLVDTTSVASFDRGPLHLTYFDDEDERDSVVSTSKRKMGCFLILIFLPPRFHLLFQMEVCDVSTLVRIRTDHWPCLAYIDDYLEALFLA, encoded by the exons ATGTCCCAGAAGCCTCTCTCCCCACAGGACTGGGAGTCCCTCATCGAAGATTTCCAACACGGCGGTTCACGCCGCCGCAAATGGAGCTCGACCCCCTCACTCCTCGACCTCGCTCTCTACTCAATCCTCAAAAGGGATTTCCCTCTCAAAATCCAACTCATTATCTTCCTCGAAGAATTCTCAGACAATTTCCCAGATTTCGATCAACACTTCTTAGAACGACTCATCGACACCCTCAAAATCATAGTCCAATCCCCAACTGATAATCTTCacattactctctctctcaaagaccAAATGTTAGTTTCCACCACTTCCATTTTCATCTCCACCATCCACCAATTTAACATCGTCATCATCGAGAGCTTGGTCGAGTTCCTGTTGATTCTCATCAACCGTCCCAACCATGGACCCGACCGCCAGACACGTGGCGTGGCTTGTGAGTGCTTGAGAGAACTCGAGCGATCTCACCCTTGTTTACTCTCCGAAATCGCTGGTCATCTCTGGAGTTTGTGTCAAAACGAGCGAACCCATGTAACTCAAAGCTACATGCTTTTGTTCACTTGGGTCATTCATAATATTGTTGTTCACAATGCGAATGTTTCCATTCTTAACACCTCTGTTCCTTTGGTTCCTTTCAATGTTCCGCAATCGTTGTTGTTGTCATCCGATGGTTGTTCTTCGAATTCGAATTCGAATGGGACTAATAACTATAATTACAAGGAGCTGAGGCGGGCCATGGCGTTCTTGCTTGAATCGCCGCAGGTTTTGACGGCTTGCGGGATGGTGGAGTTCATGGCTATGATAATTCCCATTGCGGTCGCGTTAGAGTTACAGGCGTCGATGTTGAAGGTACAGTTCTTTGGGATGGTTTATTCCTATGATCCAATGTTGTGTCATGTTGTTTTGAAGTTGTATTTGAGTTTCTTTGATGCGTTTGATGGGCAAGAAGGCGAGATTGCTCGTCGTCTTATGTTGATATCTAAAGAAGCACAGAGTTTTTTGGTGTTTCGGTTGCTTGCTCTTCATTGGTTTTTGGGTCTTAACCAATTGGTTTTGAGCAGCAAAGGTGATAAGAAAAAGAAGCCAATAATGGCTTTTGATTTGATGGGTTTGAGCTTTTATCCCAATGTGTTTGATCCGCTTGCTCTCAAGGCCTTGAAGCTTGACCTGCTCGCGCTATGTATGGAGAGCTTGAAATCCAAGAGTGATTCAGAGATGGGCGACTCTGTGGAGAAGATTTTTGCAGATGGTATTGTGTCTGTATCGGCTTACAAGTGGTTACATCCACGGAGCACTGAAACCAAAGTGGCCTTCCGTGCCTTCCATAAGTTCTTGATAGGTGGTTCGTCTCATTTTGACACTGATCCTTCTACCACTACAGCTATCATGGAGTCCACCATCTTCCATTCTTTACAG GGGATGCTATTGGACATGATGTTAGAGTGTCAAAAGTTGGTTCCGGTGATTGTTGCTTTTGTTGACCGCTTGTTGGGCTGTCAAAAGCACTGTTGGTTGGGAGAGCGCCTGCTTCAGACATTTGATGAGAATTTGCTTCCAAAAGTTGTAATGGATTATAAATTggcttctttctttcctttatttGATAGAATCGCTGAAAATGATACAATACCTCCAAGCAGATTGTTAGAGCTGCTGATCAAATTCATGGTTTTCCTTGTTGAGAAACATGGCCCAAATACAGGACTAAAATCATGGTCTAAGGGAAGTAAGGTTCTTGGTGTCTGTCGAACCATGCTGATGCACCACCATAGCTCTAGATTGTTCCTTAGACTATCTCGCCTCCTCGCATTTACTTGCCTTTATTTTCCTGATTTGGAGGTACGTGACAATGCAAG CATGGGATTTTGCAGGATCTATCTGCGGATGCTGATCTGTGTACCAGGAAAGAAGCTTAGAGACATGCTAAACCTTGGGGATCAGCTCCTTGGCATTTCACCATCTCCACTTTCCAACTCAATTTTTAACATCCAGTCTCCTCGAACCTCTCACAATATCAAGAAATCTAGGAACATCTCATCCTATGTTCACCTTGATCGAGTGGTACCCTTACTTGTCAAACAATCTTGGTCATTGTCTTTATCAACTTTGGGTGTTGACAGTAACAAACCTGGTTACCTAGAGGGCATCAGAGACAGTGAATCCCCAGTTGAGGAGAGAGAGTTTGATGGAAGTGCTGAAATCCACATCCCAGAGACTGAAACAATTAATCAGCCACAGGAGCCATTGCGAGTGATGGATTCGAAGATTTCAGAGATCTTAGGAACATTAAGAAGGTATTTCTCAAGCATACCTGATTATAGACATATGCCAGGGATTAAGGTTAGAATATCCTGTACTTTGAGATTCGAATCTGAGCCTTTTAATCGTGAATGGGGAGTAGACTCCCCTGCTAGTGGGTTGGATAGAGTAGATGCCCTTCCTGCTATATATGCAACTGTGCTTAATTTTTCGTCCTCTGCACCATATGGATCTCTTCCATCATATCACATACCTTTTCTCCTTGGTCAACCTCCCAGAAATGACTATGATTCTCATCAACAAGTGCCTTTAGATATTGTTTTAGTAGAAAATGGTAATGGTGAAGAGGAAAGTTTTAGAGCTCCTGTAATGATTGAATTAGAACCACGGGAACCAACACCTGGTCTGATTGATGTTTCTATTGTAACAAATGCGGAAAACGGTCACATTATTCGTGCTCGGCTTCATAGTATTCCAATAGGCATAGAAGACATGTTTCTTATGGCTACTGTCCCATCTGACATCCCAAAAGAGGTTATACCTGGTTATTACTCAGACTTGTTCAGTGCTCTTTGGGAGGCATGTGGTAGTTCATCCAACACTGGGCGGGAGACCTTTCCACTGAAAGGAGGCAAAGGAGTTGCAGCTATTAGTGGGACCCAATCAGTCAAGCTACTTGAAGTCCCTGCAACTTCTTTGATTCGGGCTACAGAGCGCTACTTGGCTCCCTTTGTTGTAAGCGTGATTGGTGAACCACTTGTCAACCTTGTGAAGGATGGGGGAATCATTAGAGATATCATCTGGAAGGATGTGGCTTCAGATTCTTCTCTTGTTGATACCACCTCAGTAGCTAGTTTTGATAGAGGCCCACTTCATCTTACATActttgatgatgaagatgagagGGACAGTGTTGTCAGTACCAGCAAAAGAAAGATGGGTTGctttcttattttgatatttctTCCACCAAGGTTCCATCTTCTTTTCCAAATGGAAGTATGTGATGTTTCAACTTTAGTTCGAATTCGAACTGATCATTGGCCCTGCTTAGCTTATATTGATGATTATTTGGAAGCTTTATTTTTGGCGTAG
- the LOC126717911 gene encoding uncharacterized protein LOC126717911 isoform X2 produces the protein MSQKPLSPQDWESLIEDFQHGGSRRRKWSSTPSLLDLALYSILKRDFPLKIQLIIFLEEFSDNFPDFDQHFLERLIDTLKIIVQSPTDNLHITLSLKDQMLVSTTSIFISTIHQFNIVIIESLVEFLLILINRPNHGPDRQTRGVACECLRELERSHPCLLSEIAGHLWSLCQNERTHVTQSYMLLFTWVIHNIVVHNANVSILNTSVPLVPFNVPQSLLLSSDGCSSNSNSNGTNNYNYKELRRAMAFLLESPQVLTACGMVEFMAMIIPIAVALELQASMLKVQFFGMVYSYDPMLCHVVLKLYLSFFDAFDGQEGEIARRLMLISKEAQSFLVFRLLALHWFLGLNQLVLSSKGDKKKKPIMAFDLMGLSFYPNVFDPLALKALKLDLLALCMESLKSKSDSEMGDSVEKIFADGIVSVSAYKWLHPRSTETKVAFRAFHKFLIGGSSHFDTDPSTTTAIMESTIFHSLQGMLLDMMLECQKLVPVIVAFVDRLLGCQKHCWLGERLLQTFDENLLPKVVMDYKLASFFPLFDRIAENDTIPPSRLLELLIKFMVFLVEKHGPNTGLKSWSKGSKVLGVCRTMLMHHHSSRLFLRLSRLLAFTCLYFPDLEVRDNARIYLRMLICVPGKKLRDMLNLGDQLLGISPSPLSNSIFNIQSPRTSHNIKKSRNISSYVHLDRVVPLLVKQSWSLSLSTLGVDSNKPGYLEGIRDSESPVEEREFDGSAEIHIPETETINQPQEPLRVMDSKISEILGTLRRYFSSIPDYRHMPGIKVRISCTLRFESEPFNREWGVDSPASGLDRVDALPAIYATVLNFSSSAPYGSLPSYHIPFLLGQPPRNDYDSHQQVPLDIVLVENGNGEEESFRAPVMIELEPREPTPGLIDVSIVTNAENGHIIRARLHSIPIGIEDMFLMATVPSDIPKEVIPGYYSDLFSALWEACGSSSNTGRETFPLKGGKGVAAISGTQSVKLLEVPATSLIRATERYLAPFVVSVIGEPLVNLVKDGGIIRDIIWKDVASDSSLVDTTSVASFDRGPLHLTYFDDEDERDSVVSTSKRKMGCFLILIFLPPRFHLLFQMEVCDVSTLVRIRTDHWPCLAYIDDYLEALFLA, from the exons ATGTCCCAGAAGCCTCTCTCCCCACAGGACTGGGAGTCCCTCATCGAAGATTTCCAACACGGCGGTTCACGCCGCCGCAAATGGAGCTCGACCCCCTCACTCCTCGACCTCGCTCTCTACTCAATCCTCAAAAGGGATTTCCCTCTCAAAATCCAACTCATTATCTTCCTCGAAGAATTCTCAGACAATTTCCCAGATTTCGATCAACACTTCTTAGAACGACTCATCGACACCCTCAAAATCATAGTCCAATCCCCAACTGATAATCTTCacattactctctctctcaaagaccAAATGTTAGTTTCCACCACTTCCATTTTCATCTCCACCATCCACCAATTTAACATCGTCATCATCGAGAGCTTGGTCGAGTTCCTGTTGATTCTCATCAACCGTCCCAACCATGGACCCGACCGCCAGACACGTGGCGTGGCTTGTGAGTGCTTGAGAGAACTCGAGCGATCTCACCCTTGTTTACTCTCCGAAATCGCTGGTCATCTCTGGAGTTTGTGTCAAAACGAGCGAACCCATGTAACTCAAAGCTACATGCTTTTGTTCACTTGGGTCATTCATAATATTGTTGTTCACAATGCGAATGTTTCCATTCTTAACACCTCTGTTCCTTTGGTTCCTTTCAATGTTCCGCAATCGTTGTTGTTGTCATCCGATGGTTGTTCTTCGAATTCGAATTCGAATGGGACTAATAACTATAATTACAAGGAGCTGAGGCGGGCCATGGCGTTCTTGCTTGAATCGCCGCAGGTTTTGACGGCTTGCGGGATGGTGGAGTTCATGGCTATGATAATTCCCATTGCGGTCGCGTTAGAGTTACAGGCGTCGATGTTGAAGGTACAGTTCTTTGGGATGGTTTATTCCTATGATCCAATGTTGTGTCATGTTGTTTTGAAGTTGTATTTGAGTTTCTTTGATGCGTTTGATGGGCAAGAAGGCGAGATTGCTCGTCGTCTTATGTTGATATCTAAAGAAGCACAGAGTTTTTTGGTGTTTCGGTTGCTTGCTCTTCATTGGTTTTTGGGTCTTAACCAATTGGTTTTGAGCAGCAAAGGTGATAAGAAAAAGAAGCCAATAATGGCTTTTGATTTGATGGGTTTGAGCTTTTATCCCAATGTGTTTGATCCGCTTGCTCTCAAGGCCTTGAAGCTTGACCTGCTCGCGCTATGTATGGAGAGCTTGAAATCCAAGAGTGATTCAGAGATGGGCGACTCTGTGGAGAAGATTTTTGCAGATGGTATTGTGTCTGTATCGGCTTACAAGTGGTTACATCCACGGAGCACTGAAACCAAAGTGGCCTTCCGTGCCTTCCATAAGTTCTTGATAGGTGGTTCGTCTCATTTTGACACTGATCCTTCTACCACTACAGCTATCATGGAGTCCACCATCTTCCATTCTTTACAG GGGATGCTATTGGACATGATGTTAGAGTGTCAAAAGTTGGTTCCGGTGATTGTTGCTTTTGTTGACCGCTTGTTGGGCTGTCAAAAGCACTGTTGGTTGGGAGAGCGCCTGCTTCAGACATTTGATGAGAATTTGCTTCCAAAAGTTGTAATGGATTATAAATTggcttctttctttcctttatttGATAGAATCGCTGAAAATGATACAATACCTCCAAGCAGATTGTTAGAGCTGCTGATCAAATTCATGGTTTTCCTTGTTGAGAAACATGGCCCAAATACAGGACTAAAATCATGGTCTAAGGGAAGTAAGGTTCTTGGTGTCTGTCGAACCATGCTGATGCACCACCATAGCTCTAGATTGTTCCTTAGACTATCTCGCCTCCTCGCATTTACTTGCCTTTATTTTCCTGATTTGGAGGTACGTGACAATGCAAG GATCTATCTGCGGATGCTGATCTGTGTACCAGGAAAGAAGCTTAGAGACATGCTAAACCTTGGGGATCAGCTCCTTGGCATTTCACCATCTCCACTTTCCAACTCAATTTTTAACATCCAGTCTCCTCGAACCTCTCACAATATCAAGAAATCTAGGAACATCTCATCCTATGTTCACCTTGATCGAGTGGTACCCTTACTTGTCAAACAATCTTGGTCATTGTCTTTATCAACTTTGGGTGTTGACAGTAACAAACCTGGTTACCTAGAGGGCATCAGAGACAGTGAATCCCCAGTTGAGGAGAGAGAGTTTGATGGAAGTGCTGAAATCCACATCCCAGAGACTGAAACAATTAATCAGCCACAGGAGCCATTGCGAGTGATGGATTCGAAGATTTCAGAGATCTTAGGAACATTAAGAAGGTATTTCTCAAGCATACCTGATTATAGACATATGCCAGGGATTAAGGTTAGAATATCCTGTACTTTGAGATTCGAATCTGAGCCTTTTAATCGTGAATGGGGAGTAGACTCCCCTGCTAGTGGGTTGGATAGAGTAGATGCCCTTCCTGCTATATATGCAACTGTGCTTAATTTTTCGTCCTCTGCACCATATGGATCTCTTCCATCATATCACATACCTTTTCTCCTTGGTCAACCTCCCAGAAATGACTATGATTCTCATCAACAAGTGCCTTTAGATATTGTTTTAGTAGAAAATGGTAATGGTGAAGAGGAAAGTTTTAGAGCTCCTGTAATGATTGAATTAGAACCACGGGAACCAACACCTGGTCTGATTGATGTTTCTATTGTAACAAATGCGGAAAACGGTCACATTATTCGTGCTCGGCTTCATAGTATTCCAATAGGCATAGAAGACATGTTTCTTATGGCTACTGTCCCATCTGACATCCCAAAAGAGGTTATACCTGGTTATTACTCAGACTTGTTCAGTGCTCTTTGGGAGGCATGTGGTAGTTCATCCAACACTGGGCGGGAGACCTTTCCACTGAAAGGAGGCAAAGGAGTTGCAGCTATTAGTGGGACCCAATCAGTCAAGCTACTTGAAGTCCCTGCAACTTCTTTGATTCGGGCTACAGAGCGCTACTTGGCTCCCTTTGTTGTAAGCGTGATTGGTGAACCACTTGTCAACCTTGTGAAGGATGGGGGAATCATTAGAGATATCATCTGGAAGGATGTGGCTTCAGATTCTTCTCTTGTTGATACCACCTCAGTAGCTAGTTTTGATAGAGGCCCACTTCATCTTACATActttgatgatgaagatgagagGGACAGTGTTGTCAGTACCAGCAAAAGAAAGATGGGTTGctttcttattttgatatttctTCCACCAAGGTTCCATCTTCTTTTCCAAATGGAAGTATGTGATGTTTCAACTTTAGTTCGAATTCGAACTGATCATTGGCCCTGCTTAGCTTATATTGATGATTATTTGGAAGCTTTATTTTTGGCGTAG